Proteins encoded in a region of the Tachyglossus aculeatus isolate mTacAcu1 chromosome 11, mTacAcu1.pri, whole genome shotgun sequence genome:
- the C11H17orf113 gene encoding transmembrane protein C17orf113 homolog isoform X2, whose amino-acid sequence MVPPGKKPAGEASNSNKKCKRYFNEHWKEEFAWLEFDYARKLMFCGECRQALVRNKHGKAENAFTVGTDNFQRHALLRHVTSGAHRQALAVNREQPACDVPGGRPDPPTAPAAVKAEVNPAKVAVLTTVYWMAKEEIPDDRCLSLLEFQKFNLCQALLDSEQGDSYHPGSVREMQEAIVKVLHDEDRHRLRASPFVGLVVDETVDILEHRTLVLFTCTVSPCDGQTAVTYLGSFELQPGEVTAAVAADRLVEVLRAFRVPPSKVAWLSSDGSALTAARLTGVGPRLMAACPLLTELHCLPPRGALPPGPGDAIRRYETTVDAVYRLYAGARGDGRCPPELRAVLERAELEPDGEVPWTSVFPAVRAVDAAWPSLVLWLEDAAGTSAVAPALGAELKQFCFVAFTKVLLDALDALRKLGRLFQRDGPDLAQVKPAVVATVAALQAQKAAGGPHFQGFLQEGVELAGCSRAQLKSFERLRETYLEGTRGRLLDRFPAAALDAVDSLAAVFSPERYPRALEELGGYGEGALRALLAAYAPAVVSERALSDFPLFKRVVHSLGPLSLRELCSTLARARSEMHELFPDFAALAALALAAPASAALALKVGRSRALRRRWRGKQHQQQQLRRREGPGPALKIAVDGPAVPDFNFGLAVEYFEGARGRGGGK is encoded by the exons ATGGTCCCTCCGGGGAAGAAGCCAGCCGGGGAGGCCTCGAACTCGAACAAGAAGTGCAAGCGCTACTTCAACGAGCACTGGAAAGAGGAGTTTGCCTGGCTGGAGTTCGACTACGCCCGCAAGCTCATGTTCTGCGGCGAGTGCCGGCAGGCCCTGGTCCGCAACAAGCACGGCAAGGCCGAGAACGCTTTCACCGTGGGCACCGACAACTTCCAGCGCCACGCCCTGCTCCGCCACGTCACGTCGGGCGCCCACCGCCAGGCCCTGGCCGTCAACCGCGAGCAGCCCGCCTGCGACGTCCCCGGGGGCCGCCCGGAccctcccaccgcccccgccGCCGTCAAGGCGGAGGTGAACCCGGCCAAGGTGGCCGTGCTGACCACGGTCTACTGGATGGCCAAAGAGGAGATCCCGGATGACCGGTGCCTCTCGCTGCTCGAGTTCCAGAAGTTCAacctgtgccaggccctgctggACTCCGAGCAAGGCGACTCCTACCACCCGGGCAGCGTCAGAGAGatgcag GAGGCCATCGTGAAGGTCCTGCACGACGAGGACCGCCACCGGCTGCGGGCGTCACCCTTCGTCGGCCTAGTGGTGGATGAGACGGTGGACATCCTGGAGCACCGGACGCTGGTCCTGTTCACCTGCACGGTGTCGCCCTGCGACGGGCAGACGGCCGTCACCTACCTGGGCAGCTTTGAGCTCCAGCCGGGGGAGGTGACGGCGGCCGTGGCCGCGGACCGCTTGGTCGAGGTCCTGCGGGCCTTCCGGGTGCCTCCGTCCAAGGTGGCCTGGCTGAGCTCGGATGGCTCGGCCCTCACGGCCGCCCGGCTGACCGGCGTGGGCCCCCGCCTGATGGCCGCCTGCCCCCTCCTGACTGAGCTGCACTGCCTCCCGCCCCGCGGGGCTCTGCCCCCCGGTCCCGGGGATGCCATCCGACGCTACGAGACCACGGTGGACGCCGTCTACCGCCTCTACGCCGGGGCCCGGGGGGACGGTCGGTGCCCGCCAGAGCTGCGGGCCGTGCTGGAGCGGGCCGAGCTGGAGCCGGACGGGGAGGTGCCCTGGACGTCCGTGTTCCCCGCTGTCCGGGCCGTGGATGCCGCCTGGCCCAGCCTGGTCCTGTGGCTCGAGGACGCGGCGGGGACCTCGGCCGTGGCGCCCGCCCTGGGGGCTGAGCTGAAGCAGTTCTGCTTCGTGGCCTTCACCAAGGTCCTGCTGGACGCCCTAGACGCTCTGCGGAAGCTGGGCCGCCTGTTCCAGCGAGACGGGCCCGACCTGGCCCAGGTCAAGCCGGCCGTGGTGGCCACGGTGGCCGCTCTGCAGGCCCAGAAGGCCGCCGGGGGCCCCCACTTCCAGGggttcctgcaggag GGGGTGGAGCTGGCCGGTTGCTCACGGGCCCAGCTGAAGAGCTTCGAGCGTCTTCGTGAGACGTACCTGGAAGGCACCCGTGGCCGCCTGTTGGACCGCTTCCCTGCCGCCGCGCTGGACGCCGTGGACTCGCTGGCCGCCGTCTTCAGCCCCGAGCGCTACCCACGGGCGCTGGAGGAGCTCGGCGGCTATGGAGAGGGCGCCCTGCGGGCCTTGCTGGCCGCCTACGCCCCCGCAGTGGTCAGCGAGCGGGCGCTGAGCGACTTCCCCCTCTTCAAGCGGGTGGTGCACAGCCTGGGGCCGCTCAGCCTGAGGGAGCTGTGCTCCACGCTGGCCCGCGCCCGCTCCGAGATGCATGAGCTGTTCCCCGACTTCGCCGCCCTGGCCGCGCTGGCCCTGGCCGCTCCCGCCAGCGCCGCGCTGGCCCTCAAGGTGGGGAGGAGTCGGGCCCTGCGACGGCGctggagggggaagcagcatcAGCAACAGCAGCTGCGGCGGAGAGAGGGCCCCGGGCCGGCCCTCAAGATCGCCGTGGACGGCCCCGCGGTGCCCGACTTCAACTTTGGGCTGGCGGTCGAGTACTTTGAGGGGGCGCGGGGGCGCGGCGGGGGCAAGTGA
- the C11H17orf113 gene encoding transmembrane protein C17orf113 homolog isoform X1, producing MVPPGKKPAGEASNSNKKCKRYFNEHWKEEFAWLEFDYARKLMFCGECRQALVRNKHGKAENAFTVGTDNFQRHALLRHVTSGAHRQALAVNREQPACDVPGGRPDPPTAPAAVKAEVNPAKVAVLTTVYWMAKEEIPDDRCLSLLEFQKFNLCQALLDSEQGDSYHPGSVREMQEAIVKVLHDEDRHRLRASPFVGLVVDETVDILEHRTLVLFTCTVSPCDGQTAVTYLGSFELQPGEVTAAVAADRLVEVLRAFRVPPSKVAWLSSDGSALTAARLTGVGPRLMAACPLLTELHCLPPRGALPPGPGDAIRRYETTVDAVYRLYAGARGDGRCPPELRAVLERAELEPDGEVPWTSVFPAVRAVDAAWPSLVLWLEDAAGTSAVAPALGAELKQFCFVAFTKVLLDALDALRKLGRLFQRDGPDLAQVKPAVVATVAALQAQKAAGGPHFQGFLQEVSRRPAAGVTGGGGGSGGGGGAGEGRFFYKGVELAGCSRAQLKSFERLRETYLEGTRGRLLDRFPAAALDAVDSLAAVFSPERYPRALEELGGYGEGALRALLAAYAPAVVSERALSDFPLFKRVVHSLGPLSLRELCSTLARARSEMHELFPDFAALAALALAAPASAALALKVGRSRALRRRWRGKQHQQQQLRRREGPGPALKIAVDGPAVPDFNFGLAVEYFEGARGRGGGK from the exons ATGGTCCCTCCGGGGAAGAAGCCAGCCGGGGAGGCCTCGAACTCGAACAAGAAGTGCAAGCGCTACTTCAACGAGCACTGGAAAGAGGAGTTTGCCTGGCTGGAGTTCGACTACGCCCGCAAGCTCATGTTCTGCGGCGAGTGCCGGCAGGCCCTGGTCCGCAACAAGCACGGCAAGGCCGAGAACGCTTTCACCGTGGGCACCGACAACTTCCAGCGCCACGCCCTGCTCCGCCACGTCACGTCGGGCGCCCACCGCCAGGCCCTGGCCGTCAACCGCGAGCAGCCCGCCTGCGACGTCCCCGGGGGCCGCCCGGAccctcccaccgcccccgccGCCGTCAAGGCGGAGGTGAACCCGGCCAAGGTGGCCGTGCTGACCACGGTCTACTGGATGGCCAAAGAGGAGATCCCGGATGACCGGTGCCTCTCGCTGCTCGAGTTCCAGAAGTTCAacctgtgccaggccctgctggACTCCGAGCAAGGCGACTCCTACCACCCGGGCAGCGTCAGAGAGatgcag GAGGCCATCGTGAAGGTCCTGCACGACGAGGACCGCCACCGGCTGCGGGCGTCACCCTTCGTCGGCCTAGTGGTGGATGAGACGGTGGACATCCTGGAGCACCGGACGCTGGTCCTGTTCACCTGCACGGTGTCGCCCTGCGACGGGCAGACGGCCGTCACCTACCTGGGCAGCTTTGAGCTCCAGCCGGGGGAGGTGACGGCGGCCGTGGCCGCGGACCGCTTGGTCGAGGTCCTGCGGGCCTTCCGGGTGCCTCCGTCCAAGGTGGCCTGGCTGAGCTCGGATGGCTCGGCCCTCACGGCCGCCCGGCTGACCGGCGTGGGCCCCCGCCTGATGGCCGCCTGCCCCCTCCTGACTGAGCTGCACTGCCTCCCGCCCCGCGGGGCTCTGCCCCCCGGTCCCGGGGATGCCATCCGACGCTACGAGACCACGGTGGACGCCGTCTACCGCCTCTACGCCGGGGCCCGGGGGGACGGTCGGTGCCCGCCAGAGCTGCGGGCCGTGCTGGAGCGGGCCGAGCTGGAGCCGGACGGGGAGGTGCCCTGGACGTCCGTGTTCCCCGCTGTCCGGGCCGTGGATGCCGCCTGGCCCAGCCTGGTCCTGTGGCTCGAGGACGCGGCGGGGACCTCGGCCGTGGCGCCCGCCCTGGGGGCTGAGCTGAAGCAGTTCTGCTTCGTGGCCTTCACCAAGGTCCTGCTGGACGCCCTAGACGCTCTGCGGAAGCTGGGCCGCCTGTTCCAGCGAGACGGGCCCGACCTGGCCCAGGTCAAGCCGGCCGTGGTGGCCACGGTGGCCGCTCTGCAGGCCCAGAAGGCCGCCGGGGGCCCCCACTTCCAGGggttcctgcaggaggtgagccggCGGCCGGCAGCGGGGGTGACCGGAGGAGGCGGGGGCAGCGGTGGTGGCGGCGGGGCGGGTGAAGGCCGTTTCTTCTACAAGGGGGTGGAGCTGGCCGGTTGCTCACGGGCCCAGCTGAAGAGCTTCGAGCGTCTTCGTGAGACGTACCTGGAAGGCACCCGTGGCCGCCTGTTGGACCGCTTCCCTGCCGCCGCGCTGGACGCCGTGGACTCGCTGGCCGCCGTCTTCAGCCCCGAGCGCTACCCACGGGCGCTGGAGGAGCTCGGCGGCTATGGAGAGGGCGCCCTGCGGGCCTTGCTGGCCGCCTACGCCCCCGCAGTGGTCAGCGAGCGGGCGCTGAGCGACTTCCCCCTCTTCAAGCGGGTGGTGCACAGCCTGGGGCCGCTCAGCCTGAGGGAGCTGTGCTCCACGCTGGCCCGCGCCCGCTCCGAGATGCATGAGCTGTTCCCCGACTTCGCCGCCCTGGCCGCGCTGGCCCTGGCCGCTCCCGCCAGCGCCGCGCTGGCCCTCAAGGTGGGGAGGAGTCGGGCCCTGCGACGGCGctggagggggaagcagcatcAGCAACAGCAGCTGCGGCGGAGAGAGGGCCCCGGGCCGGCCCTCAAGATCGCCGTGGACGGCCCCGCGGTGCCCGACTTCAACTTTGGGCTGGCGGTCGAGTACTTTGAGGGGGCGCGGGGGCGCGGCGGGGGCAAGTGA